GACCGGAGCGCCCGGATCAGCCCCGGCGGCTCATGCGGCACGACATTCGGCTTCCCAGTTGCGCCGCGACGGCCTGGCGGCGACGACGACGCACATGCGGGAGTCCAGTCCGCGCTGGTTAGCCGACGAACTGGCCCGGTCGTGGCGGGTTCAGTGGCCGCAGCTTCCCGACGCGATGGAGGAAGCGGCGGCCTATATTGCCCCAAGCCGCGCCCAACTGAGGCGGCTGGCCGCGCCGTTGGGGGTCGTCGCGGCCGTCGACGATCCAATTCATCCCCTGCAGGTCGGCGTCGATTGGGTGAATGCCGCGCCGCGCGCGGCGCTGCGGACGGTGACGCTCGATCAGATCGGCACCGACACCGCCGCGCTGGGCGCTGCCTGCCTGGCCGCCCTGTCTGACGCCTGGAGCCGCAAAACCCCCTAGTTTCCGCCGGTTGTGCTGCGCAGCTGCTGCATCGCCGAACCTTCGGCGCCGCGTCGTGGGGTCGGCTGGCTGGCCTGTCCCCCACTAGCGGGTGGGGGCACCTCCCTCTGGGGGCGTTCCCCCAGTTGCGCCTCGGCATGTTGGGCGGCCGCGGCCTCGCGCAGCTGTTCCACCATCGGCTCGGGCAGCTGCACCGGCAACGGCGTCCGCACCGGCAGCGGTGTAGCGCCGCGGCGAACCACGGTGTCCGCCAACGCTGCCCGAGCCTCCTCGGTCAGCGCGTCGATGGTTTCGTGGGGACCGTTGACCACGCAGCGGACCATCCAGCGGTAGCCATCCACGCCGATGAAACGCACCACACCGGCGGCGGTGCCAAGCACCTCACGACCCCACTTGCCGTCCCTGATAGAGACCTTGGCCGAGTCCCTGCGCAGCGATTCGGCGAGTTCACCGGCCACCTCACGCCACAGGCCGCCGGTCTTGGGTGCGGCGTAGGCCGCGATGGTGAATCGACCGTTGGGTGTGACGACCCACACCGCGTTGGGAACCCCGGACTCGGTCAGCTCGACCTGTAACTGCCCCCCCGCCGGCATGGGGATCAGCACCGAACCCAGATCAAGTCGAGCCAGCTCGGCGACCGAGGGGTCGTCGAAGTCGTCGATGTCGAAGGGTCCCTCCAGTTCTTCCAGCTCGTCACCTTGCTCGGAGCCGGCTTCCGCTTGGACCTCCGGTTCGGGGTGTTCGTCCGCCGGCTCGACGGAACCGTTTTGCCTGTCGCCCTTGCGTCTACCGAATGCCATCACAAACTCGCATGTCCGCCGGAGGAACCGTGACCCCCATCGCCACGGGTTGTTTCGGCCAGCCCCGCCTCGTCGAACGACGAGACCTCAACCAGCTCCATCAGCTCGACCC
This is a stretch of genomic DNA from Mycobacterium lacus. It encodes these proteins:
- a CDS encoding alpha/beta fold hydrolase, which translates into the protein MPVDLRGITTVLLPGTGSDDDYVYRAFSGALQEVGAMLVTPPPRPDHLIEGYVAALDDAACADSICVGGVSIGAAVAAAWALAHPDRTVAVLAALPAWTGAPGSAPAAHAARHSASQLRRDGLAATTTHMRESSPRWLADELARSWRVQWPQLPDAMEEAAAYIAPSRAQLRRLAAPLGVVAAVDDPIHPLQVGVDWVNAAPRAALRTVTLDQIGTDTAALGAACLAALSDAWSRKTP
- a CDS encoding DUF3710 domain-containing protein; the protein is MAFGRRKGDRQNGSVEPADEHPEPEVQAEAGSEQGDELEELEGPFDIDDFDDPSVAELARLDLGSVLIPMPAGGQLQVELTESGVPNAVWVVTPNGRFTIAAYAAPKTGGLWREVAGELAESLRRDSAKVSIRDGKWGREVLGTAAGVVRFIGVDGYRWMVRCVVNGPHETIDALTEEARAALADTVVRRGATPLPVRTPLPVQLPEPMVEQLREAAAAQHAEAQLGERPQREVPPPASGGQASQPTPRRGAEGSAMQQLRSTTGGN